Sequence from the Nocardia cyriacigeorgica GUH-2 genome:
GCCGGACGCCGCCTGTGGCGCCGGTTCCACGGGGAGCCGGATCCCGCCGACAAGGGCGTCGATCCGGGCATCCGGCGACGGGTGAACAGGTACCGGCGGGCGCGTAAGCGCGCACTTCGGCAGCAAGGACAGCAACAGGAGGTGTAGATGAGCCAGGCCCGCCCGGTGCGCTTCGGCGCGGCACAGCTCATCGTCACCGTCCGGTTCCGCTGCCCGGCGATGCACAGGAGGCATGATGGGCGACGATGATCAATTCGCTCATCAGCGACCCGAGGACCGCCCCGACGGACCACCGGCCCGGCGGGCCCCCGCGGCGCCCTGGGAACGGGGACCGCACGCGGAGCCGGGCATGACCGGCGACGGCCAGGGTCCCGCGGTGCCGCGGATCAGTCGTCCGGGCGAGCCGCCCGCTCCCGGCCGTCGCATGCCGCCGCCGCAGCGTCCGGGGCCGCCCGTGCATCCCGGTCAGCAGAGTTATCCGGCCGAACCGCGGCCCGGGCCGCCCGCGCAGCCGGGACGGCCGGGTCCACTACCGCCGCCGCAGCGGATCCCGCCGCGCGGCCGGCCGCCGCAGGGTGGGGGTAATCCCCGCAGCGGCGAACTGCCCCAGCAACGTCCGATGCCACCGCGCGATCCCCGCAGCGGTGAGCTACCTCAGCAGCGTCCGGTGCCGGCGCGCGGCGACCGCAGCGGGGAACTTCCGCGGCAACGCCCCGTACGTCCCGCACCGCCGCAACAGGGCAGGCCGCCACACCCCGGCCAACCGCAGCGCCCGCCCGGGCCCCCGCAGCACGATCAACCGCCACACAGCCCCGGCCACCCGCCGCAGGGTCAATTGGCGCCGGGTCAGGGCCGGTCCCCGCAGAATCGGCCCGCGCGCGCCGGAGGCCAGCCGTCCCACGGCCCCGGCCAGCCCCCGCGCGGCCCCGGCCAACCGCCGCAGGGTCAATCGGCGCCGGGTCAGGGCCGGCCGCCGCAGAATCGGCCGGCGCACGCCGGCGAGCCGCATCGTCCGCCGACCCAGCCGCAGCCCCAGGTGCGCCGTCCCGCCCCGCCCGAACGGGTGGCGCCGCGCGCCGAGTCCGCCGACCGGCCCGGCACCAAGGGCATGCCGGTGGTCGTGGCCGAGAAAGAGTCCAAGGAAAGCGCCAACGCACGGCTGCTGCGTGACTCCGGCTCCATCGCCTTCGCCACCCTCATCAGCCGCATCACCGGCTTCGGTAAGCAGCTGCTGCTGCTCACCGTGCTGGGTCCGGCCATCGCCAGTGCCTTCACCTCGGCCAGCCTGATCCCGAACATGATCGCCGAACTGGTGCTCGGCGCCGTGCTCACCGCGATCGTGGTGCCCACCCTGGTCCGCGCCGAACAGGAGGACGCCGACGGCGGCGCCGCGTTCGTCCGCCGCCTGGTCACGGCCGCCTTCGTAGTGCTGGCGACCGCGGCTCTACTGGCCACGGCCTCGGCGCCGATCCTGGCCACCCATCTGTTCGTCGCCGCCGACGGCGAAGTGAACACCGACCTGACCACCGCGCTGACGTTCCTGCTGGTACCGGCGATCCTGTTCTACGGCATGTCGGCGCTGTTCACGGCCATCCTGAACACCAGGCAGAACTTCCGGCCAGGGGCCTGGGCGCCGGTGTTCAACAACGTCGTCGTACTGGTGACGCTCGGCCTCTACGCGGTGACGCCGGGCGAGATCTCCCTGGACCCGGTGCGGATGGGTGATCCGAAGCTGCTGATCCTCGGCGTCGGCGTGACCCTCGGCGTCGTCACCCAGGCGATGGTGCTGATCCCGGCCATCCGCCGCGAAGGCATCGATCTGCGCCCGCTGTGGGGTGTGGACGAACGGCTCAAGCAGTTCGGCACCATGGGCGCCGCGATCATTCTCTACGTGCTGATCAGCCAGATCGGCACGATCTTCGCCAACCACATCTCCTCCCAGGCCGACGCCGCGGGCCCGGCGATCTACAACAACGCCTGGGCGCTGCTGCAGCTGCCCTACGGCGTGCTCGGCGTCACCCTGCTCACCGCGATCATGCCGCGGCTGAGCCGCAACGCCGCCAACGACGACACCCCCGCCGTGGTCGACGATCTGTCCGCCGCGACCAGGCTGACGATGATCGCGCTGATCCCGATCGTCGTATTCCTGACCCTGGCCGGCCCGCAGGTCGGCGAGGCACTGTTCGGCTACGCCCGCTTCGCCGAGGACGCCGAACGCCTGGGCCAGGCGGTCAGCTGGTCGGCCTTCACGCTGATCCCGTACGCGCTGGTGCTGATCCATCTGCGCGTCTTCTACGCGAGGGAACAGGCCTGGACGCCGACCTGGATCATCCTCGGCATCGTCACGGTCAAAATCATCGGTTCGGCGCTGGCGCCGGTGCTGGCCAGCAATGGCGATCAGGTGGTGATGGTGCTCGGCGCCGCCACCGGCGTCGGCTTCACCGCGGGCGCCTTCATCGGCGGCTACCTGCTGCACCGCAGCCTCGGCGATCTGCGCATGGCCAACGTCGGGCACACGATCACCCGGGTCGTGCTGTGCTCGGCGGCCGGTGGCGCGGTGATGCTGATCGTGGACGAGGTACTCGGCCTGCACCGGCTCTCGGACGCGCTGGAAGGCCCCGGCTCGTTCATCCGCGTCGTCATCACCTCGCTGGTGATGTTCGGGGTGGCCTTCGGACTGATGCGGCTGGCAGGCATCCCGGAGATCGTCGCCATCACCGTCGCGATCTCGCGCAAGCTCGGCATCACCCCGCCCGCCCCCGATCTGGGCCTGGACGAACCCGTCGAGGACGAATACGCCACCCAGATCCTGCGCAGGCCCGATCCGTACCTGGCCTACTCCCATTACGACCCCATGGACGCACAGACCATGGTGCTACCCGTTATCCGCTCGAATGCTGTTGACATCACCGGGGTCGGCGAGTTCCCGTACCCTGTTCGGCAGAGAAGCACAAGTGGCGAATTCGCCGGGGTTGCGACACATCAGGGCGAAGGAGGACCGAGGGTGAGCGACGACGCGGTGGGCGGCGTCCCGGCCCCCGAATCAGCTGCGAACACGGCGGGCGGGCTCTCCACCGACGTTCCGCACGCCGCGGGGGAGCAGCCCGATTCCGCATCGGCGCACCAGCCGGAGCACGACGATCCGCAGGCCGCGGACCCGTCCGCCGACGCCGAACACACAGACGACCGCACCGAGCGCCACGCGCCGCCGCCGCGCGATCCGATGTACGACACCGGCATGCTGCCGGTCATGCCGCCCGTCGGCGGCGGTGACGGTGGTGGCCCGCGGCGCACCCCGCGCGGCCCGAAGCT
This genomic interval carries:
- a CDS encoding peptidoglycan biosynthesis protein MviN — translated: MRRPAPPERVAPRAESADRPGTKGMPVVVAEKESKESANARLLRDSGSIAFATLISRITGFGKQLLLLTVLGPAIASAFTSASLIPNMIAELVLGAVLTAIVVPTLVRAEQEDADGGAAFVRRLVTAAFVVLATAALLATASAPILATHLFVAADGEVNTDLTTALTFLLVPAILFYGMSALFTAILNTRQNFRPGAWAPVFNNVVVLVTLGLYAVTPGEISLDPVRMGDPKLLILGVGVTLGVVTQAMVLIPAIRREGIDLRPLWGVDERLKQFGTMGAAIILYVLISQIGTIFANHISSQADAAGPAIYNNAWALLQLPYGVLGVTLLTAIMPRLSRNAANDDTPAVVDDLSAATRLTMIALIPIVVFLTLAGPQVGEALFGYARFAEDAERLGQAVSWSAFTLIPYALVLIHLRVFYAREQAWTPTWIILGIVTVKIIGSALAPVLASNGDQVVMVLGAATGVGFTAGAFIGGYLLHRSLGDLRMANVGHTITRVVLCSAAGGAVMLIVDEVLGLHRLSDALEGPGSFIRVVITSLVMFGVAFGLMRLAGIPEIVAITVAISRKLGITPPAPDLGLDEPVEDEYATQILRRPDPYLAYSHYDPMDAQTMVLPVIRSNAVDITGVGEFPYPVRQRSTSGEFAGVATHQGEGGPRVSDDAVGGVPAPESAANTAGGLSTDVPHAAGEQPDSASAHQPEHDDPQAADPSADAEHTDDRTERHAPPPRDPMYDTGMLPVMPPVGGGDGGGPRRTPRGPKLMPGASVAGGRYRLLASHGGARGLKFWQALDIKLDREVALTFVDADQKAADNSGHDGPQAILSRTLRLGRINSPGLARVLDVVRGSSGGIVVAEWTPGRSLREMADTVPSPIGAARAIRALASAAEMAHRGGGSLSIDHPDRVRISASGDAVLAFPGTLADSDAQSDVRGLGAMLYALITARWPLRAGGVTGSAATVGGLRLADFGPDGTPVEPRQIRPEVPFEISAVAVRSLEPNKGVRTAATVQHVLEQASVVDQKTDFIPVLRLGQRATAPADESLADPELLAAEREKSQRMMWIMVGLGILTALVVGIIIWWMVSIFAPGASDEPLNEQRNIGLTTASSAPAEPAATPGAPAPKSGVPVPVTGVSVFSPEGTPDNVSGVGSVLDNNPSTMWRTDQYFQQFPALKKGVGLLATLPSPAKLTNVAINSPSPGTKVEIRTSPTTSPTLDQTQLIGTATLVDGVTQIPVQADQAARYVLVWITGLGNADGQFQTSIADIRFDAAR